One Triticum dicoccoides isolate Atlit2015 ecotype Zavitan chromosome 4B, WEW_v2.0, whole genome shotgun sequence genomic window carries:
- the LOC119292736 gene encoding uncharacterized protein LOC119292736 — MRELEEEVPVLLCKLEKMFPPGFFNVMQHLIVHLPYEARVGGPVAYRWMYVFERAMHYLRLKVRNKARVEGSIVEACIVQEITNCVSLYFSDHVRTIWKKNPRYNNGGTRVQNDGCTLDVFQHVGNLHGRPIARELSREELNAARLYILTNCSAVDRFRETYEDEKYASHPNLPSEGLDEMMASEFVEWFEIACKEDPNSDEDLWNLANGCSSRAYSYSSYDVNGFRFRSEISEKKRRRLKTVNTGVCLSSFISETEQLEYYGVIEEIIKVSFTAGRKIEMVLFKCRWFDPIKGVKPNAKLGLVEIKWSSRLSNFEPFAMAHQATQAYYLHYAYSRRDLRDWRVVYTIQPGTSLSNFDDCANDPSTTDEYFQEGGQLGSFSVDGGKFVDESTEPRKESDDVELDPSEIYWRFKCDPSEQEKADGVLEENLTRKVKQMLHEEKAAAIKRLKKKGQLPTELTEEDEDGNRWPTKEALISAKRVDFGIDVGWHLLCEHWNSTEFRGLSLTNKRNRLANGDTVFHCSGARNVVATRQFLKLKTGKDPGISGAWLHTHKLHRGTDEEQICSQRTADHWEDFDKAMKNAHGENWEEEHPDLDGQIIYEAAGRMPHGRLGIANELFSKAEKAKFKSKRAMASQPVQSAKEERLERENKYLKQEIKRLRGIELVVQSLAEKGGVDFDGIMQSATNDLVSYTHLNCRLSAIEPIK; from the exons ATGCGTGAACTTGAGGAGGAGGTTCCTGTTCTATTATGCAAGCTTGAGAAAATGTTCCCACCAGGCTTCTTCAATGTAATGCAACACCTGATAGTGCATCTTCCATATGAGGCAAGGGTTGGCGGCCCTGTGGCATATCGTTGGATGTATGTTTTTGAGAG GGCAATGCACTATCTTCGTTTAAAAGTGCGAAACAAGGCAAGAGTGGAGGGTTCAATCGTTGAAGCTTGTATTGTGCAGGAGATCACGAATTGTGTTTCTCTTTACTTTAGTGATCATGTTCGCACAATATGGAAGAAGAATCCTCGATATAATAATGGAGGAACACGCGTGCAGAATGATGGTTGCACCTTAGATGTATTTCAGCATGTTGGAAACCTACATGGGAGGCCTATTGCCCGAGAACTATCGCGTGAAGAGTTGAATGCAGCAAGGCTGTACATTTTGACTAACTGCTCTGCTGTTGATAGATTTCGTGA AACATATGAAGATGAAAAATATGCAAGTCATCCAAACTTGCCATCGGAGGGCCTTGATGAAATGATGGCATCCGAATTTGTGGAATGGTTCGAGATTGCT TGCAAAGAAGATCCCAATTCTGATGAGGACTTGTGGAATTTAGCTAATGGATGCAGCTCTAGAGCCTATTCCTATAGCTCCTATGATGTGAATGGCTTTCGCTTCAGATCAGAGATATCTGAGAAAAAACGTAGAAGGTTGAAAACGGTGAACACAGGGGTTTGTTTGTCATCCTTCATCTCAGAGACTGAACAACTTGAGTACTATGGTGTCATTGAGGAAATTATCAAAGTATCCTTCACAGCTGGTAGAAAAATTGAGATGGTACTCTTCAAATGCCGTTGGTTTGACCCCATCAAGGGTGTGAAGCCAAATGCAAAATTAGGTTTGGTGGAGATAAAGTGGTCTTCAAGGCTAAGTAATTTTGAACCATTTGCCATGGCTCACCAAGCTACGCAAGCTTATTACTTGCATTACGCATACTCCAGGAGAGATCTTCGTGATTGGAGGGTTGTTTACACTATTCAGCCAGGTACCAGCTTGAGTAACTTTGATGACTGCGCAAATGACCCATCTACTACAGATGAATATTTCCAGGAAGGTGGTCAGCTAGGTAGTTTTTCTGTAGATGGTGGCAAATTTGTTGATGAATCTACTGAGCCAAGAAAGGAGTCAGATGATGTGGAGCTTGATCCCTCTGAAATTTAT TGGCGTTTCAAGTGTGATCCATCGGAGCAAGAGAAGGCAGATGGTGTTTTGGAGGAGAACTTAACTAGGAAAGTGAAGCAGATGCTACATGAGGAAAAGGCGGCAGCCATCAAAAGATTAAAGAAGAAGGGACAATTGCCTACAGAACTAACAGAAGAGGATGAGGATGGTAACCGCTGGCCAACTAAGGAAGCTTTAATTTCTGCAAAGAGAGTTGACTTTGGTATAGACGTTGGTTGGCATCTACTATGTGAGCACTGGAATAGTACTGAATTTAGAGGGTTATCTTTAACCAACAAAAGGAACAGACTTGCTAATGGGGACACGGTCTTCCATTGCAGTGGTGCTAGAAATGTTGTCGCCACACGTCAATTTCTG AAACTCAAAACCGGGAAAGACCCTGGAATTTCTGGTGCTTGGCTTCACACGCACAAATTGCATCGAGGGACTGATGAAGAGCAGATATGCAGTCAAAGAACTGCTGATCATTGG GAGGATTTTGATAAGGCAATGAAAAATGCCCATGGAGAAAATTGGGAAGAGGAGCACCCGGATTTAGATGGACAAATCATCTACGAAGCAGCAGGCAGAATGCCACATGGCAGGCTGGGAATTGCTAATGAGTTGTTTAGCAAAGCAGAGAAGGCGAAGTTTAAGTCTAAAAGGGCGATGGCCTCACAGCCGGTGCAATCTGCTAAGGAGGAGCGTCTAGAAAGAGAAAACAAATATTTGAAGCAGGAGATCAAGCGTCTTCGAGGCATTGAGCTTGTTGTTCAG TCTTTGGCTGAGAAAGGGGGAGTCGACTTTGATGGCATAATGCAATCAGCAACAAATGACTTGGTAAGTTATACCCATCTGAATTGTAGGCTTTCAGCAATTGAACCCATTAAGTAA